From Cognatishimia activa, one genomic window encodes:
- a CDS encoding ester cyclase produces MKGSRPEQAVLTKDTDLSKSEETRAVIEGMVDGLNDHRIDDIGEFFSKGFRWMGNQGCGTKTGLKEFQDNWQRPFQAAFSDKTCIDEARLYMGEWAAAFGRQEATHSGEFLGIAPTGKRVEIRYMDFWKVVDGKIVDNWVNVDFAHVAAQLGVDLFNGHGWEAFDRGVKVAPRPDN; encoded by the coding sequence ATGAAAGGCTCACGCCCAGAACAGGCCGTTCTGACAAAGGACACGGACCTGAGCAAATCTGAAGAAACCCGCGCTGTCATCGAAGGCATGGTCGACGGTCTGAACGATCACCGGATCGATGATATCGGTGAGTTTTTCAGCAAAGGGTTTCGCTGGATGGGCAACCAAGGCTGCGGCACAAAAACCGGGCTGAAGGAGTTTCAGGATAACTGGCAGCGTCCCTTCCAGGCGGCGTTCTCGGACAAGACCTGTATCGACGAAGCGCGCCTTTACATGGGCGAATGGGCGGCCGCCTTTGGCCGCCAGGAAGCCACCCACAGTGGCGAATTTCTGGGGATTGCCCCAACCGGCAAGCGGGTGGAAATCCGCTACATGGACTTCTGGAAAGTTGTCGACGGCAAGATCGTGGACAACTGGGTGAATGTGGACTTCGCCCATGTCGCCGCCCAACTGGGTGTCGATCTTTTCAATGGCCATGGCTGGGAAGCATTTGATCGTGGAGTGAAAGTGGCTCCACGTCCTGACAACTGA
- the hisD gene encoding histidinol dehydrogenase: MTIEYLKRGKPEADRAEDDAKTRAVVEATLKDIDVRGDAAVRELSEKFDNYSPESFRLSQDQIETLIASLSDRELADIKFAQEQVRNFAQAQRDSMLDIEVETMPGVILGHKNIPVQSVGCYVPGGKFPMVASAHMSVATASVAGVPRIIACTPPFQGKPNAAVIAAMHLGGAHEIYVMGGIQAIGAMAIGTETIDPVHMLVGPGNAFVAEAKRQLFGRVGIDLFAGPTETMVIADETAADAELCATDLLGQAEHGYNSPCVLLTNSKKLAEETLEEIDRILGILPTADTARVSWEEYGEVIVCDTYDEMLEVADDIASEHVQVMTDRDDWFLENMTCYGALFLGPRTNVSNGDKVIGTNHTLPTKKAGRYTGGLWVGKYLKTHSYQKVTTDEAATLIGEYGSRLCMLEGFVGHAEQCNIRVRRYGGINVPYGEGAPYRDAAE, translated from the coding sequence ATGACCATCGAATATCTGAAACGCGGCAAACCCGAAGCTGATCGTGCTGAAGACGACGCAAAAACCCGCGCAGTTGTGGAAGCCACACTGAAGGATATCGACGTACGCGGCGATGCGGCCGTTCGAGAATTGTCGGAGAAATTCGACAACTACTCTCCGGAAAGCTTCCGCCTGTCGCAGGATCAGATCGAGACGCTCATTGCATCTCTTTCTGACCGAGAACTGGCGGATATCAAGTTCGCGCAGGAACAGGTGCGCAACTTTGCCCAAGCACAAAGAGATTCGATGCTTGATATCGAAGTGGAAACGATGCCGGGTGTGATCCTGGGCCACAAGAACATTCCAGTGCAATCCGTGGGCTGCTATGTCCCGGGAGGTAAATTCCCGATGGTTGCCTCTGCCCATATGTCTGTGGCAACTGCCTCTGTCGCCGGTGTGCCACGCATCATCGCCTGCACTCCGCCGTTCCAAGGTAAGCCAAATGCGGCTGTGATCGCGGCGATGCACCTTGGCGGTGCGCATGAAATATATGTCATGGGCGGCATTCAGGCGATTGGTGCTATGGCGATCGGCACAGAGACCATTGATCCGGTCCACATGCTGGTTGGCCCAGGCAACGCCTTTGTTGCGGAAGCCAAACGGCAGCTCTTTGGTCGTGTCGGTATCGACCTCTTTGCAGGCCCGACCGAGACCATGGTTATCGCGGATGAAACCGCGGCGGACGCAGAGCTTTGCGCCACTGATCTACTGGGACAGGCAGAGCATGGCTATAACAGTCCTTGTGTGCTTCTGACCAATAGCAAGAAACTTGCGGAAGAGACCCTAGAAGAAATCGACCGCATTCTCGGTATTCTGCCAACCGCAGACACCGCACGCGTCAGCTGGGAAGAATACGGCGAAGTGATCGTTTGCGACACTTATGACGAGATGCTGGAAGTGGCGGATGACATTGCATCCGAACACGTTCAGGTCATGACCGATCGCGACGATTGGTTCCTTGAAAACATGACATGCTATGGAGCTCTGTTCCTTGGCCCACGTACCAATGTCTCTAACGGTGACAAGGTGATTGGGACCAACCACACACTGCCAACCAAAAAGGCTGGCCGCTATACGGGTGGTCTGTGGGTCGGTAAGTATCTGAAAACACACAGCTATCAGAAAGTCACCACCGATGAGGCGGCGACCCTGATCGGCGAATACGGCTCGCGTCTGTGCATGTTGGAAGGCTTTGTGGGTCACGCAGAGCAATGCAACATCCGCGTGCGCCGTTACGGCGGCATCAACGTGCCCTACGGAGAAGGTGCACCTTATCGGGACGCGGCTGAGTAA
- a CDS encoding ester cyclase — MDQHNQNKALLALLRTALYDFEPSKVQAAMANVIAADALVRLCHPFGDVTGPEEFYDSAFAGLNKAWPDLERRDFIVVAGPDDQGAEWVGCGGYYTGTFLAPWLEIPPTGHQASMRFHEFYRFEDGKIAEVQAIWDIPEVMMQANAWPLAPSLGREWLVPGPALQNGLVGAPRNEEESNASCRLIMDMLKHLVRYPSQGGPEVMEFDRFWHPNVSWYGPAGIGSARGMSGFRNWHQIPFLAAMPDRGQYQDEITHHFFGDGPYAAVTGWPNMAQTHSADGWLGLPPTGKKITLRSLDFWRVENGKIRENWVLVDLLDVYKQLGTDVFARMREFNKARNLGSITVPTGMDA, encoded by the coding sequence ATGGATCAACACAATCAAAACAAAGCGCTTTTGGCTCTGCTTAGGACGGCTTTGTATGATTTTGAACCATCTAAGGTTCAGGCGGCGATGGCTAATGTCATTGCCGCCGATGCGCTCGTGCGCCTTTGTCATCCATTTGGCGATGTGACGGGGCCAGAAGAGTTTTATGACAGCGCATTTGCAGGCTTGAACAAAGCCTGGCCCGATTTGGAACGCCGCGATTTCATCGTCGTCGCTGGACCAGATGATCAAGGTGCTGAATGGGTTGGATGCGGTGGGTATTACACGGGTACATTCTTGGCTCCATGGTTGGAAATCCCGCCAACCGGCCATCAAGCTTCCATGCGCTTTCACGAATTTTACCGTTTTGAGGATGGCAAAATCGCTGAGGTTCAAGCCATCTGGGATATCCCAGAGGTCATGATGCAAGCCAATGCCTGGCCGCTGGCACCATCTTTGGGCCGTGAATGGTTGGTACCGGGACCGGCCCTGCAAAATGGGCTTGTCGGTGCTCCTCGTAACGAGGAGGAAAGCAACGCTTCCTGTCGGCTGATCATGGACATGCTCAAACACCTCGTGCGGTACCCGTCGCAGGGTGGGCCTGAGGTTATGGAATTCGATCGGTTCTGGCACCCTAATGTCAGCTGGTATGGACCTGCGGGAATTGGTTCCGCGCGGGGCATGTCTGGGTTCAGAAACTGGCACCAAATCCCATTCTTGGCAGCGATGCCAGACCGCGGGCAGTACCAAGACGAAATCACCCATCACTTCTTTGGCGACGGCCCATATGCCGCTGTAACTGGGTGGCCCAATATGGCACAGACTCATTCGGCTGATGGCTGGCTGGGCTTGCCTCCTACCGGGAAAAAGATCACGCTGCGATCATTGGACTTCTGGCGGGTTGAGAACGGAAAAATCCGAGAAAACTGGGTGCTGGTCGATCTATTGGACGTTTACAAACAATTGGGCACTGATGTTTTTGCGCGTATGCGCGAATTCAACAAAGCCCGTAATTTGGGATCAATCACCGTGCCCACAGGAATGGATGCATGA
- a CDS encoding SDR family NAD(P)-dependent oxidoreductase encodes MTELPKTPSFDLSGKKVLVTGASSGIGLGCAVAVAEAGAQTYCAARGAERLNEAVAAMIDAGYEAYALTLDQGDVTALSGVMAQHAFDVVVNSAGIARHSASIDTTEEDYDAVMHVNLRSAYFLSARAAKAMIAAGKPGSIIHISSQMGHTGGIDRALYCAGKHGLEGMIKSMAMEWGKQRIRINSICPTFIRTPFTEPTFADPERVNWIMSKIKLDRVGEVEDIMGAVQYLASDASAMVTGTSLLIDGGWTAG; translated from the coding sequence ATGACCGAGCTACCTAAAACCCCATCCTTTGACCTTAGCGGTAAAAAGGTTCTTGTCACCGGCGCGTCCTCAGGTATTGGGCTCGGCTGTGCTGTGGCCGTAGCCGAGGCAGGGGCGCAGACCTATTGCGCGGCGCGCGGGGCGGAGCGGCTAAACGAGGCCGTGGCAGCGATGATTGACGCGGGGTACGAAGCTTATGCTTTGACACTGGATCAAGGCGACGTCACTGCGCTTTCAGGCGTTATGGCGCAGCATGCATTTGATGTTGTCGTCAATTCAGCGGGTATTGCGCGTCATAGCGCGTCCATCGACACCACTGAAGAAGACTATGACGCGGTTATGCATGTGAACCTCCGCTCTGCCTACTTCCTGTCCGCGCGCGCAGCCAAAGCGATGATCGCGGCTGGGAAGCCCGGCTCAATCATTCACATTTCCAGCCAGATGGGTCACACCGGAGGCATCGACCGCGCACTTTATTGTGCGGGTAAACATGGCCTTGAAGGTATGATCAAATCCATGGCCATGGAGTGGGGCAAGCAGCGTATCCGCATCAATTCGATCTGCCCGACCTTCATTCGCACCCCGTTTACCGAGCCGACTTTTGCGGACCCGGAGCGCGTGAATTGGATCATGAGCAAGATCAAACTAGACCGCGTTGGCGAGGTGGAAGACATTATGGGGGCGGTGCAATATCTGGCGTCGGATGCCTCTGCTATGGTCACTGGCACATCACTGCTAATTGACGGAGGTTGGACAGCCGGCTGA
- a CDS encoding LacI family DNA-binding transcriptional regulator, whose protein sequence is MKEKVTSLQVARRAGVSQSAVSRVFTPGASVSKKTAEKVREAAKDLGYRPNVLARAMVKGKSRIIGLVVAYLENFFYPETLEKLSNALQEQGYHVLVFMSKQTAQNVDGVMEEILDYQVDGIVMASVAMSSDIASRCAQAGVPIVLFNRSQDIEGITSITSDNYAGGRKIAEFLVAGGHERIGYIAGWDGASTQRDREAGFRAALQDAGREIFSRTVGDFHSDKAREAAREMFDVPADQRPDAVFVANDHMAFAVMDVIRHDLGLRVPEDVSVVGYDDVPPAAWRGYDLTTMRQRANTMVEETVDALMEHIQSPETACPRRVAIDGPLVVRSSARIPAGWPKDKSTT, encoded by the coding sequence ATGAAGGAAAAGGTCACATCGCTTCAGGTGGCCCGTCGTGCAGGGGTCAGCCAATCGGCTGTTTCTCGTGTTTTCACGCCTGGAGCATCTGTGTCTAAAAAGACCGCTGAAAAGGTTCGCGAGGCTGCAAAGGATTTGGGCTATCGGCCGAATGTTTTAGCCCGCGCTATGGTCAAAGGCAAAAGCCGCATCATCGGGTTGGTTGTCGCCTACCTCGAAAACTTCTTCTATCCGGAGACATTGGAAAAACTGTCCAATGCTTTGCAGGAACAGGGCTATCACGTGCTGGTTTTCATGAGCAAACAAACGGCTCAGAACGTCGATGGCGTGATGGAGGAAATTCTCGATTATCAGGTGGATGGTATCGTAATGGCCTCTGTGGCCATGTCCTCAGATATCGCTTCGCGTTGTGCGCAAGCCGGTGTTCCCATTGTGCTCTTTAACCGAAGCCAGGACATTGAGGGTATTACTTCAATCACTTCGGACAATTATGCCGGTGGTCGAAAAATTGCGGAGTTCCTTGTGGCTGGTGGCCATGAGCGCATCGGCTATATCGCCGGTTGGGACGGAGCGTCCACCCAACGGGATCGTGAAGCTGGATTTCGAGCGGCTTTGCAAGATGCCGGGCGTGAAATCTTTTCGCGCACAGTCGGGGATTTTCACAGCGATAAAGCGCGTGAAGCAGCGCGAGAAATGTTCGATGTACCAGCCGATCAGCGCCCGGATGCAGTGTTTGTCGCCAATGATCATATGGCCTTTGCTGTGATGGATGTGATCCGCCATGATTTGGGCCTGCGCGTGCCCGAAGATGTGTCTGTCGTGGGGTATGACGACGTGCCGCCGGCCGCATGGCGAGGCTATGATTTAACCACCATGCGCCAGCGCGCAAATACGATGGTGGAAGAAACCGTGGATGCGCTAATGGAGCACATTCAATCACCAGAAACAGCTTGCCCGCGCAGGGTCGCCATCGATGGCCCGCTCGTGGTGCGAAGTTCGGCCCGTATTCCCGCGGGCTGGCCCAAAGATAAGAGTACGACATGA
- a CDS encoding ester cyclase: MKGFDPKFKDFPDYIIGITKEIWEDRGLATLHEYYAKDIVVRMPGSVSTGNQGVIGATAQTLAEFPDRTLFGEDVIWSGTPETGMLSSHRILSTATHLGDGAFGKATGKPLRYRILADCHAVNNAINDEWLIRDNSAVVRQMGWDPVEFARDQIAREGGPDACVKPLTPASDIEGPYKGTGNDNEWGERYADILNRIMSADFSVIPQEYDRAVQGEYPGGDTGHSWGAVDQFWMGLRASFPNATFKVEHQIGRDDPMMPPRAAIRWSLQGKHDGWGVFGAPTGKDVYVLGISHAEFGALISGEPKIRREYTLYDEVAIWKQILLQTGDL; this comes from the coding sequence ATGAAGGGTTTCGATCCCAAGTTCAAAGACTTCCCGGATTATATAATCGGGATCACCAAGGAGATCTGGGAAGATCGTGGACTGGCCACGCTGCATGAATACTATGCCAAAGACATCGTTGTGCGCATGCCAGGATCGGTCTCGACGGGCAATCAGGGGGTCATCGGCGCAACCGCACAGACATTGGCAGAATTCCCTGATCGGACATTGTTTGGCGAAGATGTAATCTGGTCCGGTACTCCGGAAACGGGCATGCTGAGCTCTCATCGTATCCTATCAACGGCAACTCATCTGGGAGATGGCGCCTTTGGAAAGGCGACCGGGAAACCTCTGCGCTATCGTATCTTAGCCGACTGCCATGCAGTGAATAACGCAATTAATGATGAATGGTTGATCCGCGACAACAGCGCGGTCGTGCGCCAGATGGGCTGGGATCCGGTTGAGTTCGCCCGTGATCAGATCGCTCGCGAAGGCGGACCTGATGCCTGTGTGAAACCACTGACGCCTGCCAGCGATATCGAAGGGCCCTATAAAGGCACCGGGAATGACAATGAATGGGGTGAGCGCTACGCCGACATTTTGAACCGTATCATGTCAGCCGATTTCTCGGTCATCCCGCAGGAATATGACCGAGCAGTGCAAGGTGAGTATCCGGGTGGTGATACGGGCCATAGCTGGGGCGCTGTCGATCAGTTCTGGATGGGTTTGCGGGCTTCCTTCCCGAACGCGACTTTCAAGGTCGAACACCAGATCGGTCGCGACGATCCAATGATGCCACCTCGCGCTGCTATCCGTTGGAGCCTGCAAGGTAAACACGACGGTTGGGGGGTGTTTGGTGCGCCGACTGGTAAAGATGTTTACGTTCTGGGCATCAGCCATGCGGAGTTCGGTGCTTTGATTTCTGGTGAGCCTAAAATCCGTCGCGAATATACGCTGTATGACGAAGTGGCCATCTGGAAACAGATCCTGCTGCAAACCGGAGACCTATGA
- a CDS encoding cupin, whose amino-acid sequence MSKSSIQSRIVRYGELKPCKTAFIDAHTPGSDQKENFTIIGGGVSESPDQHVHITDKIGFNIGAAGQPPKCRNSLHSHTTAEVFFVAKGRWRFFWGRYGTAGEFIAEEGDIFNIPTGIFRGFENVGQDYGMIMSMLGGDDAGGGVTWAPQVIEDAQAHGLMLGDNGVLYDSKKGEELPHNVRPMPLLTEEELKDYPEVPVEDVIGSYVARYWDLMALSSNKPAVVIGENGVIKDKPGFEVDFLSRGSSTSDVVKAKKPVVLMPASGHWKVRVEDVETTISSGDTVLVLDGESYSIEPSMTGDAGLYRITATDDPAGATWTGN is encoded by the coding sequence ATGTCCAAATCATCCATTCAAAGCCGCATCGTTCGTTATGGTGAGCTGAAACCTTGTAAAACAGCCTTTATCGACGCTCACACACCGGGCAGCGATCAGAAAGAAAACTTCACCATTATCGGTGGGGGCGTCTCTGAAAGTCCAGACCAGCACGTCCATATCACCGACAAGATCGGCTTTAATATTGGTGCGGCAGGTCAACCTCCGAAATGCCGTAACTCTCTGCACTCCCATACAACTGCCGAGGTGTTTTTTGTGGCCAAGGGACGCTGGCGCTTCTTCTGGGGGCGTTATGGCACAGCGGGTGAGTTCATCGCTGAAGAAGGCGACATCTTTAACATCCCAACAGGCATTTTCCGCGGCTTTGAGAACGTAGGGCAGGACTATGGGATGATCATGTCCATGCTGGGCGGCGATGATGCTGGTGGCGGCGTGACATGGGCACCTCAGGTGATCGAAGACGCGCAAGCACATGGCCTGATGTTGGGTGACAATGGTGTGCTCTACGACAGCAAAAAAGGCGAAGAACTGCCGCACAATGTGCGTCCAATGCCACTGCTGACAGAGGAAGAACTCAAAGACTATCCAGAAGTGCCCGTCGAAGACGTCATCGGGTCTTATGTCGCGCGCTACTGGGATTTGATGGCGCTGTCCTCTAATAAACCTGCTGTTGTGATCGGCGAAAATGGCGTGATCAAGGATAAGCCAGGTTTTGAGGTCGACTTCCTGTCACGTGGCTCAAGCACATCAGACGTGGTGAAGGCCAAGAAACCCGTGGTCCTGATGCCTGCCAGCGGCCACTGGAAAGTGCGCGTTGAAGACGTTGAAACCACCATTTCAAGCGGCGACACGGTTCTGGTTCTGGACGGCGAAAGCTATTCGATTGAACCATCCATGACAGGCGACGCGGGTCTCTATCGCATCACCGCTACCGACGATCCAGCCGGCGCCACTTGGACTGGTAACTAA
- a CDS encoding cobalamin-independent methionine synthase II family protein, with protein sequence MAKIQTSHVGSLPRTQEVVDFIFAREKEQPYDQSAFDSCMTSAVSETVRKQVEAGVDIVSDGETSKISYATYVKDRYTGFSGDSPRNAPADLKMFPSFLQRLADDGGTPTYARPMCTGEVTSKGTNDLENDINNLKAAMEAHGATRGFMNAASPGVISLFLQNSHYKNREAYLAALADAMKDEYETIVASGLDLQLDCPDLALSRHMLFADMSDEEFLKVANMHVEALNHALQNVPSDKVRVHICWGNYEGPHCCDIPMDKVFTTLMSTKAQYLLFETSNPRHAHEWAVFKDRKAEIPDDKVLVPGVVDTTTNFIEHEELVAQRIERFVDIVGADRVIAGSDCGFGTFAGFGAVEPDIAYAKLKALSDGAALVSERL encoded by the coding sequence ATGGCCAAGATCCAAACATCCCATGTGGGCTCTTTGCCCCGCACCCAAGAAGTGGTCGATTTCATTTTCGCGCGTGAAAAGGAACAGCCCTACGACCAATCTGCGTTCGACAGCTGCATGACATCAGCCGTGTCTGAAACCGTACGCAAACAGGTCGAGGCGGGTGTTGATATTGTCAGCGACGGTGAAACCTCCAAGATTTCCTACGCGACCTACGTCAAAGATCGCTACACAGGTTTCTCCGGTGACAGCCCGCGTAATGCACCTGCGGACCTCAAGATGTTCCCAAGTTTTCTACAGCGCCTTGCGGATGACGGTGGCACACCGACCTACGCGCGCCCAATGTGCACGGGTGAGGTGACATCGAAGGGTACCAATGATCTTGAGAACGACATCAATAACCTCAAGGCCGCAATGGAGGCCCATGGCGCTACCCGTGGGTTCATGAATGCGGCGTCTCCAGGGGTTATTTCTCTGTTCCTGCAAAACAGCCACTACAAAAATCGCGAGGCTTATCTGGCGGCTTTGGCGGATGCCATGAAAGACGAATACGAGACCATCGTGGCTTCTGGTCTGGATCTGCAACTGGATTGCCCAGACTTGGCGCTGTCACGCCATATGCTCTTTGCTGACATGAGCGACGAGGAGTTTCTCAAGGTCGCCAATATGCACGTGGAAGCGCTGAACCACGCGCTGCAGAACGTGCCGTCTGACAAGGTCCGTGTGCACATCTGTTGGGGCAACTACGAGGGTCCGCATTGCTGCGACATTCCGATGGACAAGGTATTCACCACGCTGATGTCCACCAAGGCGCAGTATCTGCTCTTTGAAACCTCCAACCCGCGCCACGCCCATGAATGGGCCGTGTTCAAAGATCGCAAGGCCGAGATCCCGGATGATAAAGTGCTGGTGCCGGGTGTTGTGGATACAACCACCAACTTCATCGAGCACGAAGAACTAGTTGCGCAACGGATCGAACGATTTGTGGACATCGTGGGCGCGGATCGCGTGATCGCGGGCTCTGACTGTGGCTTTGGCACTTTCGCAGGCTTTGGGGCTGTCGAACCTGACATCGCCTACGCCAAGCTGAAAGCGCTGTCTGATGGTGCGGCTCTGGTATCGGAGCGCCTGTGA
- a CDS encoding alpha/beta fold hydrolase codes for MTPIVFLPGMMCDARLFGPQINAFSGRHPVMCHPLVGQDTIESLAAQILAASPQRFALAGLSMGGIVAMEILRLAPDRVERVALLDTNPLAEKDEVKRGRIPQIEAAKAGELRRVMRDEMKPNYLSDGPNLGAILDLCMAMATDLGSEVFVDQSNALASRPDQTETLKSFNGPALVLMGEDDALCPLDRHSLMHELLPQSQLEIVKKAGHLPTLEQPEQTNAALRRWLER; via the coding sequence GTGACCCCAATCGTCTTTCTGCCGGGAATGATGTGTGATGCGCGGCTTTTTGGGCCGCAAATCAATGCGTTTTCTGGCCGGCATCCAGTCATGTGCCACCCTTTGGTAGGGCAGGACACGATCGAAAGCCTAGCCGCTCAAATCTTGGCAGCGTCGCCTCAGCGGTTCGCACTTGCAGGGTTATCCATGGGCGGCATCGTTGCCATGGAAATCCTGCGCCTTGCTCCCGATCGGGTGGAACGCGTGGCTTTGCTTGATACCAATCCGCTGGCAGAGAAAGACGAAGTTAAACGCGGTCGCATACCTCAGATCGAAGCCGCAAAGGCAGGAGAGCTGCGCCGTGTGATGCGAGACGAAATGAAACCTAACTATCTATCGGATGGTCCAAACCTTGGTGCCATACTTGATCTTTGCATGGCCATGGCCACTGATCTCGGCTCAGAGGTTTTTGTGGATCAATCCAACGCGCTTGCATCCCGTCCAGATCAGACAGAGACGTTGAAATCTTTCAACGGCCCTGCGCTGGTTCTGATGGGCGAAGACGATGCGCTTTGTCCTTTGGATCGCCATAGCTTGATGCATGAATTGCTGCCCCAAAGTCAGCTTGAGATCGTCAAAAAGGCAGGTCATCTGCCCACCCTTGAACAACCTGAACAGACCAACGCGGCCCTGCGCCGCTGGTTGGAGCGCTAA
- a CDS encoding RraA family protein, translating to MTPSLLKLLQSVDTPTVCNAIEVAQGKRGFNNFTRGTMLCSAPEEGAIVGFARTAKIAAVNPPTEAPEVIKERRMAYYKHMATGARPAITVIEDMDFPDCIGAFWGEINTTVHKGFGIAGTLTNGVMRDLGDVPEGYPVIAGSVGPSHGFVHVKEIGTQVEIFGLNVKDGDLVHADQHGAVVIPEDVVPNLEAAINKLLSTEGIILDAARADDFDFEKFAEAWSKFERART from the coding sequence ATGACACCATCTCTTCTAAAGTTGCTGCAATCCGTAGATACACCAACTGTCTGCAACGCCATCGAAGTAGCGCAGGGTAAACGCGGCTTTAACAATTTCACGCGCGGTACCATGCTCTGCTCAGCGCCAGAAGAGGGGGCCATCGTGGGGTTCGCGCGCACAGCAAAGATCGCTGCGGTGAATCCACCGACAGAGGCCCCCGAAGTGATCAAAGAACGCCGTATGGCCTATTACAAGCATATGGCCACCGGGGCTCGTCCGGCGATTACTGTAATTGAAGACATGGATTTTCCAGATTGCATCGGAGCTTTCTGGGGAGAGATCAACACGACAGTTCACAAAGGGTTTGGCATTGCTGGCACGCTGACAAACGGCGTCATGCGTGACCTCGGGGACGTACCGGAAGGCTACCCTGTCATTGCGGGGTCAGTTGGCCCAAGCCACGGGTTCGTTCATGTGAAAGAGATAGGAACGCAGGTCGAGATTTTCGGTCTAAATGTCAAAGATGGGGATCTTGTACATGCCGATCAGCACGGGGCGGTCGTGATCCCTGAGGACGTTGTGCCGAATTTGGAAGCCGCGATTAACAAACTGCTTTCGACAGAGGGCATCATCCTCGATGCAGCGCGGGCAGATGATTTCGACTTTGAAAAGTTCGCTGAAGCTTGGTCAAAATTCGAGCGCGCGCGCACCTGA